ATACAACAATCCGAACATACAAACCTTGATATCCTAAAAAGTAACAAATTGTAGGGACATTCTTCATCCTTCAAGAGACCTGGAAATGAAAGCAGCAATGGCCTGCACAGCAGCATTTTCAGCTTCATCTTGGGAGGAATTGCTTGCTTGCAGGTGCTTCTTACCAATTTTGAAAGAGTGGTCACCACCATCGATGACATGCAGGTCATTGGGTGCTTTCATTTTCTTCCGAGTGGCTTCTAACTTCTCAAGTGGACAGAGACCATCCTTGCTGCCCTGCACAAGACACATAAACCATAAACACACACAAGGTTAATTAGGATAACATCAACAATTTCTGCGCACCGTACAGATTACCCATACTGAtagaatatgaaaattttgacaATATATTAAGGGTCTATATCAGGACAAGTTTCTCAATAAATACCTacagaaagaaaaataagaaaagaacatgaaatcaagttcttcataaattaacattaatttatGCATGACTTAATTTATAGAAACTCTCTCatatctaaatttttatttttaacctatacacaaagttaattttaacttatgagAACCTcgtttcatttttcttcttatttttccgTCCTATAAATACTTATAGAGAAACCTATCCAAACATACCTAAAAGAATGGAATTCGAGAATGTTGACTATAAGACTATACCATACAACAATGGTTAATGACAaactagaaaagaaaaaactacCTGTACAAACATTGTAGGAATTGATAGCTGTAACAATGTTTCATCTCTAACTGCACCATTGATTCCCTGCATTATTAGCAACTAAACAATGTCATTCTTAGTTATGTTATTTTAAATCCGTACTTTAGTTCTAATGGAATCACTGTTTTACCAAAACACCCACAGAAAACCAATGCACCAGCTATAATGTTGCAGATGTGGCATGCCAACAATTGCTCAAAAAGAAAACTGAGTATCAAAAGTGCAAATGATACAGCATGGCAGcaacaaaagaaaaaggaaaatattcaaaaaaaaaaagcagaGTAGAGATTATTGGATTCAGATTATCATCTCACATGCTCCATGGAGGACAATTTCATCAACTAAATTGGTCAAATTAATTTGATGGCTAGCGAAAGACCAAAATGACACGAGAAGCAAAATGCTGGggcatattaaaaaaaataagagattCATGAGTAAACAACAATAAATAGATAAGTGGATTTTGAATtatctagaaaataaaaaatgaggcAAGGAGAATACCCTAAGATAGACAAATAGCTGGGAACCTTCTTCGGTACTATTACTAACCCCAAGGCAAAAGGAGCAAAAAAACATATGCAATCAGTTTATACTGTAGTGATAACATTGACATGAAGTCATAAAAAGGAACAACAAACCTTTAATGGGTAGCCCAAGCATACTACAGCAGAAACATTAATGTCTTCCATGCTTGCCACCATGCAACCAACTCTACAACCAAGAAAACACAAGATCCATGACATCGTAAATAACTTGACACCAAGCCCCCTAATTGGGACATCCTAAGCCATATGTCCAATATCTAAAAGATAAcgaatatttttaatgtatctTTTGATGATCTCTTGTGATTTCTTCGTTTTTCTAGTTCCCATATTTCCTAATATATCATGATATAGATCactatttagttattattttgttaGGCTTAGAGATACATCTTATGAACAACATTGTCACATTTTAGCACATTATAACACTAAAGAAAATGTTATCAAAGTCTCCATTATCTTTTTCGTCTTCCTTAATTCCTAAAACCGACAATTCCAACCTGTCCACTTTAAATACACAACACACACATCTATATAGTAGAACCAACCTTGAACCCATTGATTTGCCTGCAAGTACCACGGGATGACCAGGGTACGTAGTTGCAGTTTCCTTCACAATATTTGAGTGAAACTCCACCAATTTTTCAGCCTTAGGAGGAGCTCTCTTTTTTCCAGACATGTCTAGCAATGGCAAACCCATTAAATTAACTTCAGAGTTCACACAACACAATAATCAGGGGGTTCATTCCACAAGAGATCACTCACAGGTCACaacttatacataaaaaaaattgtcaataaCGTTGTGAGCAGTGATAATATTTACTAGTAAATTTTATGATTTAGGTTTAAGCGCCTTTTAAtgccaacaaaaaaaaaatggaatacaGAAGAAAAAACTCACAAGGATAGTCAAAGGTGACAACATCAACAGCATGCAGTGCCTCTTTTAACATGTTCTTCCATCTATCACAAAAATAGAGATACATCTTTAACAATGAAACCAATAATAAGAATGAACCCCTTTTTCGATTTTATTAAAAGAGTAACCTTTGCATCCAATCAGAAGAGGAAGGAGCACCAGCACCGTGAGCGAAGATCACCACCGGTGACAACGTTGATGCTTCACTCTCAACGTCTTTACTCTGACAACGGCGTTTTGCAGGACGTGACAAATCCATGCCTTGGGAACAGAGAAATCCCCAATGAATCAAAACCAGTTGTGTTCTGTAAGCGTAACCAAAACCCGCGAAATTTCACTgcctaattaaatactaattttcgCGCGTAGATTGCACTGTAAACCTTCGGTGTTTTAGaaagttttatttaaaatgtttttcaaaaaatataaaaaataaaccatgcttaatagttttatttaactatt
The sequence above is a segment of the Phaseolus vulgaris cultivar G19833 chromosome 2, P. vulgaris v2.0, whole genome shotgun sequence genome. Coding sequences within it:
- the LOC137812725 gene encoding uncharacterized protein codes for the protein MDLSRPAKRRCQSKDVESEASTLSPVVIFAHGAGAPSSSDWMQRWKNMLKEALHAVDVVTFDYPYMSGKKRAPPKAEKLVEFHSNIVKETATTYPGHPVVLAGKSMGSRVGCMVASMEDINVSAVVCLGYPLKGINGAVRDETLLQLSIPTMFVQGSKDGLCPLEKLEATRKKMKAPNDLHVIDGGDHSFKIGKKHLQASNSSQDEAENAAVQAIAAFISRSLEG